From Rhodamnia argentea isolate NSW1041297 chromosome 10, ASM2092103v1, whole genome shotgun sequence, a single genomic window includes:
- the LOC115734047 gene encoding probable aminotransferase TAT2 gives MENGAPAWKFRGDEELTAASAITVRGILYQLMDNLNKDDDRVVVPLGHGDPSHFPCFRTTPVAEDAIVDAVRSAKFNCYGPTVGILPARRAVADYLSRDLPYKLSPDDVHLTLGCKQAIEAALTVLACPGANILLPRPGFPCYDALAAYSHLETRYFDLLPDKGWEVDLKGVEDLADESTVAMVVINPGNPCGSVFSYQHLKKVAETARKLGIMVIADEVYGHLAFGDTPFVPMGVFGSIAPVLTLGSISKSWIVPGWRLGWLVTNDPNGFLKDTGVLKSLKGFLDISSDPPTFIQGAVPHILEKTNDDFFSKVIRILREAADICDEKIQEIPCITCPEKPEGGMFVMVKLNLSLLEGIKDDLEFCIKLAKEESVIVLPGIVVGMKNWLRITFAIDPSSLKDGLGRIKAFYERHAKK, from the exons ATGGAGAACGGGGCGCCGGCTTGGAAGTTCCGTGGCGACGAGGAGCTCACCGCCGCGTCGGCCATCACCGTCCGCGGCATCCTCTACCAGCTGATGGATAATCTCAACAAGGACGACGACCGCGTCGTGGTTCCGCTCGGCCACGGCGATCCTTCCCACTTCCCTTGCTTCCGCACGACGCCCGTCGCCGAGGACGCCATCGTCGACGCCGTCCGCTCCGCCAAGTTCAACTGCTACGGTCCGACCGTCGGTATTCTTCCCGCCCGGAG GGCTGTTGCTGATTATCTATCTCGTGATCTCCCATACAAATTATCACCAGATGATGTCCATCTGACACTTGGGTGCAAACAAGCAATCGAAGCCGCATTAACAGTTCTCGCTTGCCCTGGGGCCAATATTTTGCTTCCAAGACCTGGATTCCCATGCTACGATGCACTTGCTGCATATAGCCATCTTGAGACACGGTATTTCGATCTTCTTCCAGATAAGGGTTGGGAGGTTGATCTCAAGGGTGTTGAGGATCTCGCAGACGAGAGTACTGTTGCCATGGTTGTCATCAATCCTGGTAATCCTTGTGGAAGCGTCTTCAGCTACCAGCATCTAAAGAAG gttgCCGAAACAGCAAGGAAGCTTGGGATTATGGTAATTGCAGATGAAGTGTATGGTCATCTAGCTTTTGGGGATACACCATTTGTTCCCATGGGTGTTTTCGGATCCATCGCGCCTGTCTTGACATTGGGATCAATATCAAAGAGCTGGATTGTTCCAGGTTGGCGACTTGGTTGGCTTGTGACAAATGATCCCAATGGTTTTCTGAAAGACACtggg GTTCTCAAGTCCCTTAAAGGCTTTCTGGATATATCCTCCGATCCTCCTACCTTTATCCAG GGGGCGGTCCCTCACATACTTGAGAaaacaaatgatgattttttttcaaaagttattcGCATACTAAGAGAGGCTGCAGACATATGTGATGAGAAGATTCAAGAGATACCTTGCATCACGTGCCCAGAAAAGCCAGAAGGAGGCATGTTTGTAATG GTCAAGTTGAATTTATCATTGTTGGAGGGCATAAAAGATGATTTGGAGTTCTGCATAAAACTGGCTAAAGAAGAATCTGTTATTGTCCTGCCAG GGATAGTTGTTGGAATGAAGAACTGGCTTCGCATCACTTTTGCCATCGACCCATCTTCTCTCAAAGATGGCCTGGGGAGGATTAAGGCCTTCTATGAAAGGcatgccaaaaaataa
- the LOC125312598 gene encoding nicotianamine aminotransferase 1-like: protein MTVLPMRNEAGAKWTFRGNGGLTTASAITVRGVLNHVMENLDEEDGRAVVPLGQGDPSTFPCFRTALVAEDAVVDAVRSAEFNCYAPTVGILPARRAIADHLSRDLPYKLSPDDVYLTIGGTQAIEVVVTALARPGANILLPRPGYPCYVARAALCGLEVRYFDLLPDKGWEVDLERMEDLADANTVAMVMINPGNPCGTVFSYQHLKEIAETARKLGIMVIADEVYDHLAFRDTPFVPMGVFASVTPVLTVGSLSKRWIVPGWRLGWVATNDPNGFLKDTGVVESIVGFLNVSPDPATFVQAAIPRILERTGKEFFSKVLCMLREASDICYDKIREMPCLVCPKKPEGSMFAMVKLDSSLLEDIEDDLDFCVKLAREESVVVLPGIALGMKNWLRITFAVEPSSLQDGLERMKAFCQRHVKK from the exons ATGACGGTACTACCAATGCGGAACGAGGCCGGTGCCAAGTGGACGTTCCGAGGCAACGGCGGGCTCACGACGGCGTCGGCGATCACGGTACGCGGCGTCCTCAACCACGTGATGGAGAACCTTGACGAAGAGGATGGCAGAGCCGTCGTCCCGCTCGGCCAGGGCGACCCCTCGACATTCCCGTGCTTCCGCACGGCGCTCGTCGCGGAGGATGCTGTAGTCGATGCGGTCCGCTCGGCCGAGTTCAACTGTTACGCCCCCACCGTCGGCATTCTTCCCGCCAGGAG GGCTATTGCCGATCATCTCTCCCGTGACCTCCCTTACAAACTATCCCCGGACGATGTCTACCTGACGATAGGAGGTACGCAAGCCATCGAAGTCGTAGTGACGGCTCTTGCTCGCCCCGGCGCCAACATTCTGCTTCCGAGGCCCGGATACCCGTGCTATGTCGCACGCGCGGCGCTCTGCGGCCTCGAGGTGAGGTACTTCGACCTCCTCCCTGACAAGGGCTGGGAGGTCGATCTCGAGCGCATGGAGGATCTTGCGGACGCGAACACAGTCGCGATGGTGATGATCAATCCTGGGAATCCATGCGGGACTGTCTTCAGCTACCAGCATCTGAAGGAG aTCGCCGAAACGGCTAGGAAGCTTGGAATCATGGTTATTGCGGATGAGGTCTATGATCATTTGGCTTTCCGGGATACGCCGTTCGTGCCCATGGGTGTTTTCGCATCCGTCACTCCCGTCTTGACGGTGGGCTCCCTATCGAAGAGGTGGATAGTCCCCGGCTGGCGACTTGGTTGGGTGGCAACGAACGATCCGAACGGCTTTCTGAAAGATACCGGg GTTGTCGAGTCCATTGTAGGATTTCTGAATGTATCCCCCGATCCCGCAACCTTTGTTCAA GCGGCAATCCCTCGTATACTTGAGAGAACGGGCAAGGAATTCTTCTCAAAAGTTCTTTGCATGCTAAGAGAGGCGTCGGACATATGTTACGACAAGATCCGAGAGATGCCTTGCCTCGTGTGCCCGAAGAAGCCCGAGGGGTCCATGTTTGCTATG GTCAAGTTGGATTCATCGCTGTTGGAGGACATAGAGGACGACCTGGATTTTTGCGTCAAGCTGGCTAGGGAAGAATCCGTCGTCGTCCTGCCTG GGATAGCTTTGGGAATGAAGAACTGGCTGCGCATAACCTTCGCCGTCGAGCCGTCTTCCCTCCAAGACGGCCTCGAGAGGATGAAAGCTTTCTGCCAAAGGCATGTCAAGAAATAA
- the LOC125312599 gene encoding probable aminotransferase TAT2, giving the protein MENGAPVWKFRGDEKLTAASAITIRGIRYQLMDNLNKDDDRIMVPLGHGDPSHFPCFRTTPVAEDAIVDAVRSAKFNCYGPTIGILPARRAVADYLSRDLPYKLSPDDVHLTLGCKQAIEAALAVLACPGANILLPRPGFPCYDALAAYSHLETRYFDLLPDKGWEVDLKGVEDLADESTVAMVIINPGNPCGSVFSYQHLKKVAETARKLGIMVIADEVYGHLAFGDTPFVPMGVFGSIAPVLTLGSISKRWIVPGWRLGWLVINDPNGFLKDTGVLKSLKGFLDISSDPPTFIQGAVPHILEKTNDDFFSKVIRILREAADICDEKIQEIPCITCPEKPEGGMFVMVKLNLSLLEGIKDDLEFCIKLAKEESVIVLPGIVVGMKNWLRITFAIDPSSLKDGLGRIKAFYERHAKK; this is encoded by the exons ATGGAGAACGGGGCGCCGGTTTGGAAGTTCCGTGGCGACGAGAAGCTCACCGCCGCGTCGGCCATCACCATCCGCGGCATCCGCTACCAGCTGATGGATAATCTCAACAAGGACGACGACCGCATCATGGTTCCGCTCGGCCACGGCGATCCTTCCCACTTCCCTTGCTTCCGCACGACGCCCGTCGCTGAGGACGCCATCGTCGACGCCGTCCGCTCCGCCAAGTTCAACTGCTACGGTCCGACCATCGGTATTCTTCCCGCCCGGAG GGCTGTTGCTGATTATCTATCTCGTGATCTCCCATACAAATTATCACCAGATGATGTCCATCTGACACTTGGGTGCAAACAAGCAATCGAAGCCGCATTAGCAGTTCTCGCTTGCCCTGGGGCCAATATTTTGCTTCCAAGACCTGGATTCCCATGCTACGATGCACTAGCTGCATATAGCCATCTTGAGACACGGTATTTCGATCTTCTTCCAGATAAGGGTTGGGAGGTTGATCTCAAGGGTGTTGAGGATCTCGCAGACGAGAGTACCGTTGCCATGGTTATCATCAATCCTGGTAATCCTTGTGGAAGCGTCTTCAGCTACCAGCATCTAAAGAAG gttgCCGAAACAGCAAGGAAGCTTGGGATTATGGTAATTGCAGATGAAGTGTATGGTCATCTAGCTTTTGgg GATACACCATTTGTTCCCATGGGTGTTTTCGGATCCATCGCGCCTGTCTTGACATTGGGATCAATATCAAAGAGGTGGATTGTTCCAGGTTGGCGACTTGGTTGGCTTGTGATAAATGATCCCAATGGTTTTCTGAAAGACACTGgg GTTCTCAAGTCCCTTAAAGGCTTTCTGGATATATCCTCCGATCCTCCTACCTTTATCCAG GGGGCGGTCCCTCACATACTTGAGAaaacaaatgatgattttttttcaaaagttattcGCATACTAAGAGAGGCTGCAGACATATGTGATGAGAAGATTCAAGAGATACCTTGCATCACGTGCCCAGAAAAGCCAGAAGGAGGCATGTTTGTAATG GTCAAGTTGAATTTATCATTGTTGGAGGGCATAAAAGATGATTTGGAGTTCTGCATAAAACTGGCTAAAGAAGAATCTGTTATTGTTCTGCCAG GGATAGTTGTTGGAATGAAGAACTGGCTTCGCATCACTTTCGCCATCGACCCATCTTCTCTCAAAGATGGCCTGGGGAGGATTAAGGCCTTCTATGAAAGGcatgccaaaaaataa
- the LOC115734031 gene encoding zinc finger CCCH domain-containing protein 2-like — protein MPLWPRWRSSQTLDGGPDVLSDYLPRIPEASLQKFLPFNHGGEDSDSDADPYSSDHFRMFEFKVRRCTRSRSHDWTDCPFAHPGEKARRRDPRKYHYSGTVCAEYRRGSCSRGDNCEFAHGVFECWLHPSKYRTEACKDGKNCKRKVCFFAHSARQLRLLPGQSEPDSPQEINPDKSQFRSPVPSSSLPRCCLFCHSVTASSSPTSTLLGMSHLSPPLSPSQSLSPPLSPLKGRSLGGFSPISRYSDRLEPSCLSQGMSYKDVLNEIMTSLDMMKMSSEVSPPHPLTLSSVKNQTATPWVDVTSGANEEQTQFILSPSGPNPPQVPRNFFGGDCLSNRGGLFGDKVSEGNSCDDPDIGWVNELLM, from the exons ATGCCTTTGTGGCCACGTTGGAGATCATCGCAAA CTCTCGACGGCGGCCCGGACGTGTTGTCCGACTACTTGCCGCGCATCCCTGAGGCCTCGCTGCAGAAGTTCCTGCCGTTCAACCACGGCGGCGAGGACTCGGACTCCGACGCCGACCCTTACTCGTCGGACCACTTCCGCATGTTCGAGTTCAAGGTGAGGCGGTGCACCCGGAGCCGCAGCCACGACTGGACAGACTGCCCTTTTGCTCATCCTGGAGAGAAGGCCCGCCGCAGGGACCCGCGGAAGTACCACTACTCAGGGACCGTCTGTGCCGAGTACCGCCGCGGGTCGTGCAGCCGCGGCGATAACTGCGAGTTCGCGCATGGCGTCTTTGAGTGCTGGCTGCACCCCTCAAA GTATAGGACTGAGGCATGCAAAGATGGCAAGAACTGCAAGAGGAAGGTCTGCTTCTTCGCTCACAGCGCTCGTCAGCTTCGCCTCTTGCCCGGGCAATCCGAGCCCGACTCTCCACAAGAGATCAACCCCGACAAATCCCAATTCCGAAGCCCGGTCCCTTCGTCTTCGCTGCCTCGCTGCTGCCTGTTCTGCCACTCGGTCACTGCCTCCTCCTCGCCGACCTCGACCTTGCTCGGCATGTCCCACCTGTCGCCGCCGCTGTCGCCATCCCAGTCCCTGTCGCCACCCCTATCGCCCCTCAAGGGCCGGTCCCTGGGCGGGTTCTCGCCGATCTCGCGGTACTCCGACCGGTTGGAGCCGAGCTGCCTGAGCCAGGGCATGAGCTACAAGGATGTCCTGAACGAGATCATGACTTCGCTGGACATGATGAAGATGAGCAGCGAAGTCTCGCCACCGCACCCATTGACCTTATCATCGGTCAAGAACCAGACAGCCACGCCTTGGGTTGATGTCACGAGCGGCGCGAATGAGGAGCAGACCCAGTTCATTCTTTCGCCTTCAGGCCCGAATCCGCCTCAAGTGCCTAGGAATTTCTTCGGTGGCGATTGCTTGAGCAACAGAGGAGGATTGTTTGGTGACAAGGTTAGCGAGGGCAATTCTTGTGATGATCCTGACATTGGGTGGGTGAACGAGCTCCTGATGTAG